One Peribacillus simplex NBRC 15720 = DSM 1321 genomic region harbors:
- a CDS encoding CotD family spore coat protein, with translation MYFRNCGGNKPHVMGASNNVMGASDNVMGAYGNAPGVMGASTGKHPNNVMGASTGKHPNNVMGASTGKNSNVMGAYSPSAVSPAQYGPSAVSPGQYGPTQTSPSQVAPAQVSPTQQYVNTNVSNTVIPVVHPSHTTNVNKHVNTFKHYFPHTQSVVNECYNQHLICGRPPHNPCCPPRHFGY, from the coding sequence ATGTATTTTCGTAATTGTGGAGGAAATAAACCCCATGTTATGGGAGCATCCAATAATGTAATGGGAGCATCCGACAATGTAATGGGAGCATACGGGAACGCACCTGGAGTAATGGGCGCATCAACCGGTAAACACCCCAACAACGTAATGGGAGCGTCAACCGGTAAACACCCCAACAACGTAATGGGAGCGTCAACCGGTAAAAACTCCAACGTAATGGGAGCCTATAGTCCATCGGCTGTGTCTCCAGCACAATATGGTCCATCGGCTGTGTCTCCAGGGCAATATGGTCCAACACAAACATCTCCATCTCAAGTTGCCCCAGCGCAAGTCTCTCCAACACAGCAATATGTCAATACGAATGTATCGAACACAGTGATTCCTGTCGTTCACCCATCACATACTACAAATGTCAATAAACATGTGAACACGTTTAAGCATTATTTCCCACATACTCAATCCGTGGTGAACGAGTGCTATAATCAACACTTGATTTGTGGAAGGCCGCCGCATAACCCATGCTGTCCGCCTAGACATTTCGGATATTAA
- a CDS encoding DUF1273 domain-containing protein produces the protein MKVLYMTGYKAFEFGIFKNDHEAVKYIKKAMKQRLLPLAEDGLEWVIISGQLGTELWGAEVVFELQEEYHQLKLGVLTPFLKQEETWNETNQDYYRSILARADFVESIFNKPYEGPQQLKIKNRYMVHKSDAMLIIFEAEKEGSARYPYFEAMKKAETQPYPIFQINFDDLQLAAEEASWSEE, from the coding sequence ATGAAGGTTTTGTATATGACGGGCTATAAGGCTTTTGAATTCGGGATATTCAAAAATGACCATGAAGCCGTAAAATATATAAAGAAAGCGATGAAGCAGCGTCTCCTTCCATTGGCGGAAGATGGGCTGGAATGGGTGATCATCTCAGGTCAGTTGGGTACGGAACTATGGGGTGCAGAAGTGGTTTTCGAATTACAGGAAGAATATCATCAGCTTAAATTGGGGGTGCTTACTCCTTTCCTGAAACAGGAAGAGACATGGAATGAGACGAATCAAGACTATTACCGATCCATATTGGCCCGTGCCGATTTTGTTGAGTCCATTTTCAACAAACCATATGAAGGGCCACAACAGCTGAAAATCAAAAATAGGTATATGGTCCATAAAAGCGATGCCATGCTCATCATTTTCGAAGCCGAAAAAGAGGGATCAGCCCGATATCCTTATTTCGAGGCGATGAAAAAAGCGGAAACACAGCCATACCCCATCTTTCAGATTAACTTTGATGATCTGCAACTGGCTGCGGAAGAAGCCAGCTGGTCCGAAGAATGA